Sequence from the Aromatoleum petrolei genome:
AAGCCGCGGTAGATCCGGCGGCTTGCCTTCAGGAAGCTTGCGCCCAGTACGATCTCCTGACGCACGTATTCATTCCAGCCGGTCTCGTTGCTGAACATCGAGGTTCGTTTCATGAAAGCTTGCACGTGCTCGTACACCGCATGATTGCCAGCCGAGAGTCTTCGCGAAAAATCGGGTTCGAGTTTGTAGAACTGGGCGAGCTCGAGCACGATCTCGTGGTTGAGCAGAATGCTTTGGGCTGCAACGCCGGTTTCAACGCGCTCGACGCGCCCGATCGTCTGCACCATGTCGCGACCGATCTTGCGGAAATATTCGTCGCGGAACGCCTCTTCGTGCTCATTGGCGATCGCCGCTGGCAATTCCTGATAGGTGTAATCGACCAAGCGGTCCTCGAGGTAGAGGTGCTGCAGCATCGCCTGCAGACGTTCCATGTGCACCAGGGACAGGTCGGGCACCCGATACAGGCCGTCGTAATAGGGCGACATCGCCACCATGAGGATGTCAAAATCCTTGCGCCACGTGCCGTTCTTCTCCCGCCCGTCCGGCCCCGAGTGCTTGGGTGTGAGGTTCAAACCACGCGACGCCGAGCGAAAGCCGCTGATCATGAGTACCTTGTGCTCCGTTTCGTCGAGCAGGCCCTCGAGGATCGATTCGTCGTTTTCCTCGTCGATATCGTCTTCACCGAAGCGTCGGAACTCCCCGTCAACGATGCGGCCAGGCTCCTTGCCGAAACCCGCGGTGTAGAGAATCAGGCGGACCTTGTCACCTGGCTGGCCGAACGCGACCGGATTCAGTGTGTAGAGCCCCCGGACGACTTCGTCTGCGGTGACACCCATCTGACGACGAGCAAGCCCGTCAACGATTGCGCGGATCTTGCTAACTGTTTGCGTGAATGCGATTGCTGACCGCTCTTGGCCGGTGGCGAGACGGCAAAGCAGGGCAGCGAAGTAGCGCAGCTCATCGAGCTTGTAGGGATTGCGTTCGCCACGACCATCGGGCTCGGCGGCCTCGAGCTCGTTCATCATTTCGCGCTCGAGACGACGGTACAGTGCGCCAGGCTCGATACGGGAAAGGAAGGTGTCACGATCGAAGTCCTGAACGCGCGTCTCGCGTAGCGCCTGGCGGTAATGCCTGAAGTCCGCCATAAAGCGGTACTCCGCATCACTTGCCCCCTCGACTCGGCCATCAACGTCCTTGAGGCGAGTCGCAAGATAGGGCAGGTTGAACCCGCCTCGGCACCCATGCATGCCGCCGGTGGCCGACATCAGGTAGGCAATATTGCCGGGCAGATGCTCGAACTCGCGGCGCTTCGCCGTGAGGAAGGCGTCCAGCAAGTCTTCGGGGGTCTTGCGCAAGACGGTTGTCGCAATCGACATTATGCGGAGGTCGTTGGCGTACTCCTCGCGCAGCACCGTGTCTTCAACGATACTCAAGGCGAATTTGCTGCGCCGGAAGACAATGTCGTCGGTGAGCGGCTCATCGGGCGCGCGCTGCGTCAGGCTCGGCAGGTCGTCCTTGTTGAGCTTCCAGCTCCCGATTTTTTGCCGGTATCGGCGCAGCACGTTCCATTGATGGTCTGTGATCTTCGCGGTCTTCTCCTTCGCGGGGGCCTTGATCGGGGTGTGCAGCAGTATGCGGGTGATGGCCATCACGAAACGCAGGAACTCGCCCAGAGAAAAGCTGTTGCGCTGCCGACGCAGATTCCCCTCCTGGTGGAGTGCATCGGCGCTCACCAGTTCAAGGTTGTTGTGCGCGACGGACGGCACGAGACGGATGCGTTCGAGGACTTGATGCTCGTAGAATTCGAGCCGCTCGTTGAAAAATAGGTACTCCAGTTCGCCGCTGAAATCGCGCAAAGTTGCGGCGTTTGCGAGGATATGCTTCTTGTCGTGAAACACGCGCTGGAGTCTGCGATAGACCTCGAACTCGCTCTGCGGCACCGTCGCATCCGGCCAGGGCTGGACCGCTTCGCGCGCGAAAATCTTGATGGCGTCAATGATCTTGAGCTTTTCCCGCAGCTTCGTGAAGTTGTTGTGGATGTCGTGCTTGGCAAAGAAGTCTTGCGCCAGCACCTGCAGCCAGGCCGGCTCGAAGCCGGCAAAACAAGGCAGCACCTGCAGTCGTGCAAGCTGATCCTCGCTGCTGGATGATTCGAGCAGAGTCTTGCGGATGGCGCCCAAGTTGGCACGGATCGCGCCAGACGAGTCAAACAGGCGACGTGCGAAGGTTTCGCTTTCGTAATCTGCGTAATCCGAGAAACCCGACAGATCGAAGTGATGAAAGAATGCGTAGATCACGCGATGCAGATCGACGTCGCGATTCGTGAGGTCGCGCTTGAGGGCTCTGAACAGAAATTCGTGCGCTTCTTCCTCCTCGTCGATCAGCAGCGCAAAACGTTCGTGGCACTTCGACGCCCACTCAAAGAACGTTTCATAGGGGTTGGATTTAGCCTTGGCGATGCCCAGCTTTTCAGTGATCAGTTCGTACTGGATACAGCGACTGGCGAATTTGCTGGTCGTGGCGATGATGATGCCGGGCTGGTATTGAAACAGATCCAGCGGCCGCAACTTGAGCAGCATCGGCCGAAGGTCCGGGTTTTCAAACAGCTTGTCCCGGTAGCCATTCATGACTTCCTGGAGGACGATTTTGCGGCTCAGAGCATTCAATCCGCCGAGAATCGTCCCCATGGCTTGGCGCAACTCCTCGCTCAGTTGCTGGTCTGTGGGACTGATGCGCAGGAATTCGTGCAGCCGCCGGTAGCGCGTCACGGCATTTTCGGTGCGGCGCAACCAGTCAGCCGCGGAATGGCCGCGTGACGCGGTTTCTCCGTCGGCCGGAGACTCGTCGAAATCGTCATCGAGGAGATCATGTGCTCCGGCGAGGTACCTGCGTGCTGCCACGCAGAATGGCACCGCTTCCGTCAGAAGGGTATCGTCGTTCGCGAAGTCCTCGCGAGCATAGATACGATAGACCGGGATCGTGAGCCCGCGCTCCGCAATGAGCTTGCGCACGCCCGGCTCGAAGTCCTCGATCAGCCTCTTTATGGGCGCAACGTACACCGGTATGGCGCGAGCCCCAGCGAAGATGTCAATCACCAACGATTGAGCGGCGTAGGTCTTTCCGCTTCCGGTGGGGAGGTATACCCCCTTGAGGAGCGCATGTTGAGCGCTATTCCATGCCAATAGGGGAAGTTGGAAGGCTTCGTCAGGAAATTTCGGTCGCGGAGAGGTGCGCATGACAAAGCCCTTCACAGAAAAGACTGAAACTATCTTAGCAGGGGTGACATCTCGGCACGATAGCAAATCACATTGGTATAATTTTCAGTTTTGCAAAAGTGCAGGTCGAAGAACGAAGGCGGAAAGAAAAGGGAGATAGGGGGAAATTTCAAGAAAGGCGGGCGCGCAGGACCTGACCGAAGTGGGGTAGGGGGAGTCCATTTCGTGCGTGTGTTGTCGGCTAGGGAATCATCCCAAATCGGACCTTGACCTTGATTTCGTCGAGCCAACCGTTCCGATAATGCTCCTTCAGGCTGCTGACTTGCCCCCGGGCGACCCCCGAAGTTTGTGCGAGTTGCTCCAGCGAAACTAGGGAGTCGAGACCGCCCAGCCGTCCTGTCGCCACGATGGCGGCCTTGTCAGCCGTCGACACCAGCACGAGGACATGAGGCAGTAACCCTTGTGCATTCAACCAGGCTAGCAGGTGAAGTTCGCCATCGTCGAGTGCCTGGCATTCAGGATGCTGCAACGCGAAGACCGCAAGGTCGCGTTTGCCGACCGCGTGCCGGGCAGCAAGTCCGTTGATGAGCTCATCGTGATTAACGACGATTCGACCGGGTTCAGTGGGGTCGCCGGTCTGGGTTTCTTCAATGCATTTCTCGACGGTTTCGATGGCATAGTGCTGGCAGATTGCCGTCCAGCAGCCCGTGCGAAACGCCTCCAGGATGACATTGGTGTCGACGAAGACGCGGCGCTTGCTCATCTGCGACAACCTCTTATTGTTCGAAGGGGCTTGCCAGTGAGTGCTCAGCAAAAAGGTCGGCCAACTGTGGCAGGGTCATGCCTAGCGCCTTAGCAGCCTTGCGGACCGACAGACGTCCCTTGTCGATGGCTGCATGCAGCATGGTGACGAAACTGACGGACAGTCGCTTGGGGGTGCCCGATGTCGTTGGGCGCTGCCGCTCCTGTTTCAGCGCATCGCGAGTCTCCTCGCCAATCCACTTCATGTTGTACAGACGCCAAGCAAGCGCCATTGGCGAAACACGCAGTTCTGCAGCGATATCAGCCAGATGGTCGGTATCGTTGATGTGGCGCTTATCGATGAGATGCTCAAGCGAGGCAGTTGGCATGAGCAACGCAGCGGCAAAGTTATTGGCCAGTTGTTCAATACGCCGGGTACGGCCACGCTCTTCATACGAGTTCGATTCGCGGTGTTCCGGTTGCATTGCGTCCCACGTCAGCGCGTGAAAGAGTTCGTGAGCCAGGTCATAAAAGCGGCGGGCTTCACTTTCGTTTCGGTTGATCAGGATGACCCCAAGGTCCTGCAGATGGCACGTCGCACCCGAGATCGAATCTCCCCCGAGGGTCGTGACCGTGTCGACGAACAGGATCGGGATATCCAGCTTCTCTTCGATGCTCTCGATCAGACGTTCGGCCGGCACCTTGCCCAAATTCAGGGCCTGAACCAAGTCTTCCGCGCGGGCGATTGCCTCTTCAAACGTAGACTGCGTCGTCAGTCGCAGGCTGTGCTTGAGCGGATTGACCCGACCCTGTTCCCCTTCGCGCAACCAACGCAGCAGACCGATCCACTGCCCGGCGCGCAGTTCGAAATCGTCCAGAGGGTCTTCGGGAAGCGCGGGTGATGCCCGCCAGGAAAACTCGGCTTCACCGACCACGGCGAAGGGATCCAGGAAATACTCCACGTCGCGTTCCAAGACATCCGACAGCGTGACCAGCTCATCGGGGTGGAGGCGACGCTTGCCGTTTTCGATGTCGGAGATGCTTTGCCGATCCTTGAGCCCGAGCACCTCCGCCAGTCGCTCTTGATTCCAGTCGGCGGCCTCGCGTGCAGCTTTGACGCGATACCCGATGAGGCGATTGGAAAGTTGTTCAAGCATGGCGGGGACTCCTCTGACTGGGGTCGGTTGAACATTCTATTCTTGCGAACTATGTTTCGCAAGAATTTGACGCGAACTAACATGTGCAAGCGTCGAGATCCAAAGCTCACCTGCTCAATCACAAGGCGGGCACGATCTCGAATGAAGTCTTCGCGCCCACGATCACAGTGCTGGACGTGCATGGGGATAAGCCGGCAGCGCCCATTGCCCCCCACGCCGCGGCCCTATCGAAGCAGAAGGAGGTCAGCGATGAGCGGCCCCGGTCATCACCGACCAACGCTGGTGGGCAGCCCGTCGTCCTGTTGCACGCCAATGTCGTGCTTGCCGTGACGGACGCAACTCGCCCTTCGCATATCAGTATGATAAAAGCACTGTCTTGCCATCTGGACGTGCAAGGTCGGACCATGGCCCAGGGGGCACGGAAGGCAGCCAGCAAATGAAGAGTGCCGCGCCAGCGGCTCACTCGGCGGGGGGAAAAAATGGAAGAGCGGCAGATACAAGGCAATACTGCCCCTGTAGACCACGCGCATCACATCGATGCAACATTGGTCGCGAAGCTGAATCTTGCGGACTTCCAGAACGCAATCCCGCTGCTGCGAGAGCTCAGCGTCGCGAATGACGCTGCCGAGGCCATCACCGGCCTCGAGCTTCGCCTCGAATCGGCCCCGGCCTTTCTTAAACCGAAACTCTGGCGGATCGACGCCGTCGCCGCGGGTAGCCGGTATCACGTCACCGACCTCGACGTGGAACTCGATGGCGGGCTGCTGTCGCGCCTGACTGAAGCCGAGAAGGCCACGCTATCGTTTGGACTGCGACGCGCTGGCGATATCCCGGACGAACTGGCTCGCCGCGACTGCATCGTCGAACTTCTGCCGCGCAATCAGTGGGGCGGGCTGTCCCATCTACCGGACCTTGTGGCGGCGTTCGTCCAGCCAAACGAGCCGGCCGTCGAGCGCCTGCTGAAGCAGGCGGCTGAGATTCTCCGTAAAAACGGTCGAAATCCGGCACTGGACGGCTACAACGGTGCCCCGAAGCGGGCGTGGGAGCTCGTCTCCGGCATCTGGAGCGCAGTTGCGGCAATGGGCCTCGACTATGCATTGCCGCCGGCGAGCTTCGAACACGCCGGGCAGAAGGTGCGCGGTCCGGCGCAGATCGCTGAGTCCGGGTTGGCGACCTGCCTCGATCTCGCTTTGCTCTTTTGCTCGGCCCTCGAACAGGCGGGCTTGAATCCGCTACTGGTCTTCACCAAGGGGCATGCCTTCACCGGGGTCTGGCTCAAAGCCGAAGAGTTCTCAACCACGGTGGTCGACGATGTCACCGCACTGCGCAAGCGCGTCAAGCTCAAAGAGCTCGTGCTGTTTGAAACGACCGTCGTTACTCAACGCCCCGCACCGTTGTTTTCAGAAGCCGCCCGGCTCGGCGAACAGCAGATTTCCGAGGCGAAGGAAGAAGGCTTCGAGCTTGCGGTGGATATCCGTCGTGCCCGCCTGCAGCGGATCAAACCGCTGGCAAGCCACGAGGAGCCTGTCGCCGTTGCCCCGGCCGAGCCGCCCCCTGTGGTCGAGCTTCCGGTCGAAGATGCTCCGGATCTGCCCGACGAAGACATCACCGTCGAGGCAGATCCGGCCACGCTCGATCCCAAGGATCGACTCGCACGCTGGCAGCGGAAGCTCCTCGACTTGTCGCTGCGTAACAACCTGCTGAACTTCAGGGCGGGAAAGAAATCGCTGCGACTCGACGCGCCCGATCCGTCCTCGCTCGAGGACCTCCTGGCCGGGGGACAGTCCGTCAAGCTCCTGGCGCGGCCCGACCTCATGGACGGTTCGGACCCGCGCAGTCAGGCGATCTATGAGGCGCGCGAGCGCGAGGACCTGCGCCGGGCGCACGCCCTCGACGCCCTGAAGCGATGTGAGGTGTTCGTCGGTCTCGCGCAGGATGAGCTGGACGCGCGCTTGGTCGAGTTGTACCGGTCAGCCCGTAACACCATGCAGGAAGGCGGCGCCAACACGCTGTTCCTCGCCTTGGGCTTCCTGTCTTGGACGCGCGACGACAAAGCCGGCCAGCGCTACCGCGCGCCGTTGATCCTCGTGCCGGTCACGCTGAACCGCAAGAGCGTCCGTTCGGGCTTCACCTTGACCCTCCATGACGACGAGCCACGGTTCAATCCGACGCTCATCGAAATGCTACGCCAAGACTTCAAGCTCAATCTCGGCGTTGCCGAGGGCGAGCTCCCCAAGGACGAGGCCGGTCTCGACGTCGCCGCCATCTGGCGGACGGTCTCGCAGGCGATCAAGGACATCAAGGGTTGGGAGGTGACGGAAGACGTCGCGCTGGCGATGTTCTCCTTCGCCAAGTACCTGATGTGGAAGGATCTGACCGAGCGCACCGATCAACTACGCGAGAATCCGGTGGTGCGTCACCTTATCGACACGCCCCGCGAGCCCTATCCCTCGGGCGTGGCCTTCCCGAATCCCAAGCGCCTGGATCATGATTTCGCGCCGGAGCAGACCTTCTGCCCCCTCCCGGCCGACTCATCGCAGCTTTCGGCAGTCATGGCCGCTGCCCGCGGCAAGGACTTCGTCCTGATCGGCCCGCCGGGGACCGGCAAGAGCCAGACGATCTCCAACCTCATCGCGCAGTGCCTGGCCGAGGGCAAGCGCGTACTCTTCGTCTCCGAGAAGATTGCCGCCCTCGACGTGGTGTACCGCCGTCTGCGGGAGGTCGGCCTGGGGGAGTTCTGCCTCGAGTTGCACTCCAGCAAGGCCCGCAAGCTCGATGTACTGGCCCAGCTCCAGCGAGCCTGGGAGACCCGTGGCGAAGTCGATCCCGAAGTATGGCGCACGGAGGCGGCGCGGCTGAAC
This genomic interval carries:
- a CDS encoding helix-turn-helix domain-containing protein codes for the protein MLEQLSNRLIGYRVKAAREAADWNQERLAEVLGLKDRQSISDIENGKRRLHPDELVTLSDVLERDVEYFLDPFAVVGEAEFSWRASPALPEDPLDDFELRAGQWIGLLRWLREGEQGRVNPLKHSLRLTTQSTFEEAIARAEDLVQALNLGKVPAERLIESIEEKLDIPILFVDTVTTLGGDSISGATCHLQDLGVILINRNESEARRFYDLAHELFHALTWDAMQPEHRESNSYEERGRTRRIEQLANNFAAALLMPTASLEHLIDKRHINDTDHLADIAAELRVSPMALAWRLYNMKWIGEETRDALKQERQRPTTSGTPKRLSVSFVTMLHAAIDKGRLSVRKAAKALGMTLPQLADLFAEHSLASPFEQ